The genomic segment AGATCTTTGGCAGCTTTGAATGTTGGAGACATGTAGAGGGAAAAGAGCACAGCCAGTCGGTTCCCTTCTTGCCGTGGTGTTTAATGTATTCCGGGTTAATTCTGTTTAAACCTGGTGCCTTATGGTCTTAAGGCGTTGGACGGCCTGTGTGATATATGGTGTTGTGAAATCAGGGGATAGGTTGAAATTGCATCCTGGGGGCCCTGAACAGCTCAAGGACTCTCGCTGACGTTGTTCTGGCGAGGTCCTTTTCCTCATTTTAGAAGTGGCCATTACTTTTCAGGAGTGACGCAATGGATTTTTTGGTGATGGAACACTGTGCTGGAGTTGTTGACATTCCAGTCAGCTTGTTCATGGTCTGCCTCGCCCGGCGGCTGGCGTGTGTGAAGTCGATTGATTCCACAGTCCCTGTCCATCGTTGCCTCTGTTTCTCGATTAGCCTACAGCGTAGACGTCTGCTGCTTTGTCCCTGTCTACGCTGGCTTGTGCTTTTGCATGGGTGCGAAGTAGGTCTTCACATTCGTCATCCCAGCAGGGAACGTAGGCTTTGGTATACTGCTTGGGATGTTCTTTTTGGCTGCGGCCAGCAGCATCTTGCAGTACGAGTCGTAGGCATCATTTGGGTTGTTGTGGCACGGGTATGGTAGGCCAGCAGCTGCCTTGTTCAATAGTGTCGTGAAGTGCCTGCCCAGTTTGCCTTGCGGTAGTTCCACCTCTTGGCATTCCTCTCTTGCAATGGTTGGAAAAGGGATGGGATGGTGATGAGAGATGGTCGATGTTGTGACCGGGTGAACATGTCCGGGATGTGTATGACAGGGAGAGGCTGGTTGTTGTTCCATTTTGCCAATTCCAGATCTGGATTGGTGGTGCTGTTCCCTCATGCAGAATAGAAAGTGTGCAGCTCCTTCGGATCGTATAGGAGTGTCGCCTCAGAAGTAGAGGCCCAGTCTACCTGGAAGTCACCACCAGCACTGGAGCTACTGTAGCCCCATTCTATATGATGGCTATTAAAGTCTCCAAGCAATCCAGCAATCAATTGATAGGCCTGCATCTATTTAATTTCTATCTGCTTCATTTCCAAAATAAGGGTACGGACTATACTTGTGTTGTAGGTAAATGTCTCAGCAGCTTCTCAGAAGGTAAGCTGTCGTGGCATCTCTGTCTATAGATAATAGATTAATAGATAGTAGATTAATTGGtctccccacacccacactgtcAGAGCTCAATATAAAGGCCATCTCACGCATTGCATCCACAATAgcacaggacaacacacaccctctcaactGCCACTTCACTGTCATGCCGTCTGGACGCAGGTATAGGTCCCTGTTCGCTACGGCAAAAGCCTGGTGCCTGCAGCCATAACAGCACTCAATAAAAGGCCAAGATAAATCACCCCCAGTCCTACTCTGTGTAGATGTTTATGTAGATCTGTGTagatgtttatttgtttctgtCTATTGTCTGTCGGCGTGCGGCCCATATATGTAATGTACTGTGACGTGAAGAAAAATTTCCCCTTGGGGACAATAAAGTCTAAAGTCTAAGTCTAGATAGATCATTCCCAATGAGAattgttatatgatatagactGCAGTTGATTGACTTAGAGAAAAGCATCTGTCTAAGTCTCCATTCCTTTCTAGCCGTATAATTGTATTCAAAGCTGCTCTAGATTTGacagttgtaaagagagagacagcagacgGAAGcaagacatttaaaataaacaacctATAATTTGCCCCCTCCCTCTATACAATTTCTTTGCAATAAGATGATAACGCTGTGTGATTTATGTTTGAGGAAACATGATTGGATGATCATGATTTATCTCCGACTTCATACACATTTTTCTACCCAAATCAAAAATTGCTGAGTTTTTTGACACCATTACGGCCACGCCTAGAGGTGGATAACTATTGCTGCCTAGCTGAAACTCGACTGATATTCAGGTTGATATTCATTATGAGACGCAGCCGTGAATATTTAGATGATCTCACAGGGGTAGTCCCAGTATGTCTATGCACCTCTTCATGAGATTAAAATAGTCGTTATGTCATGCAATGATTGAAGCTTGCAATATTTAAACAGTTTACCATTATGTTGCTTTGCTTTTTCTTCTACAGGCTCTGGTGTATTAATTAATACACCAGAATGTATGACAGAATACTCTACCATATTAGcagagagatataaagagaataaagggacatttgtggatttaaatCAAGTTTTTATTGTACAAGGTACTACAAGTCCACACAGCATGAGCAATTATGTGCTTGAACAGCATTCCTTTCTATTCTTAACAGGAATCCATGATTCTTCTGAAAGAGTGGAATCTAACTCCATCATATCCCATATCCTTGAAGCTCCTGTACTCTCCTGGTCTCATGTACATCATCCTGCCTCTGTACTGGGGCTGCTCGTACGTCAGCCAGTGTCCGTCCATCACGTGGCAAGACTGGCAGTCGGACATGCTGTAACGATCCTGGATGTTGTCACAGTCCTCCATCATCTCATTGGACTGACCACCGAAGTTCTCCCTCTCGTAGATCTTCATCTTGTACTGGCCCTTGTGCTGTGTTTTTTAATTAAGAAGAAGACGCAATTGGTTAAAATATAATCCATATGAGTAAAACCAGTTGTGTGTTAATCTTTCCTTTATTCTGATACCTACCATGGGGATCATGCGGCAGGATCTGATGCCACTGCACATGCCCATCATGTTCATGTAGTCAGGGTACTCTCCACTCTTCAGGAAGTACTGGTTGCCCATGTAGTTTGTGCGATCGTAGATCACAAAGCAGCCACTCTCGACCTTGCAGGAGTGGCACCTGCTCATGTGAGAGGACATGTCGGCGCAGTCACTCATGCACTCATAGGAGCCACCCTGGAAGTTCCTGTCCTCGTAGAAAGTAATCTGGAAAATGAGATTCAAAATTGAAACGTTTAACACATTTTATGGCCAGTAAAGGAAGTGGGGGCTGACTGATACAAGCTATCAAGGCTATGGTATCAGACTCTGAGCCAAAAGTTTCTCGGTTAGTATTTACAGTCTCTTTGCATCAATGAGCAAGATGCCTCCTCCCTACCTGCTACAGTTCTTAATGATCTGTATCTCTGGAATCATTTAAGGTTGATTTGGATAGAAGCGCTTGCAACATTGCCAAAAACAGTGACTCTACAATGCTAATGTAAATGCCAATTTAGATTGATGATGTGCACTCTATATAGCTGTTCAGACTATTGTCACTGTTAGTCTCAGCTAAATCCTTCACATTAGTTAGGAGAAAAATATACTTTCTAAATTGTTTCTAAAATGCAGCATTTGATGCAGTTTGTTTATCTGATTAATTGAATGTTGCTGCAATTCCTGGGTTGTAGCTGCAATGTTAAATGTACAATGtggaagtcactttggataaaagcgttggctaaataaatgtaatgtaatggtACAAAATACAATTCATAGATACCTTGCCCATGTTTGATGGTTTGTTGATGTGCAGTTCTGTCAGAAAGCCATGGCTGCTGGGGCCCTTTTATACTTGTACTGATACGGTAGCAGGGTTTTGTCATTCACATGATGTTGAACCTGATGAATAAGCACATATGCAATCGCTGTTCACTTTATTTGTGCCACTGCGCATTCTAAAAAGAGAGTTGAGTGCAAGATGAGAGGGGTACATGTTGTATTTGTTCATATGCTTAAAGGACATAAATAACATTTACAAAGTGAATATCTGTAGTTTTACTAAGTATTTTGTTTCAATGTCAAATCAAatggctaatgtgtgtgtgtgtgtgtgtgtgtgtgtgtgtgtgtgtgtgtgtgtgtgtgtgtgtgtgtgtgtgtgtgtgtgtgtgtgtgtgcagtgcactGATCAAATATACAAAAATGTTGGTGTAAACCTTAACATTATCAATAAAAGCCACAGGGAATATGCTTTTAGGTCGGGAGATTATTTTGTTCAGTACAACCATGATGCAGAAATTATGGTAGATTCATACCTGATATAGGTATAGCACATGAATCAGCTTTCTAGTTTTTTATTTGTAAAGGCTTTTATTATCTAAATCAAGACCTGTCTGTGGTTGAAGAAGAATGCAAAGTGAATGCAAAACTAAGCTTGTTTGCAGCTGTATTTTTGCTGATTGCATCACTATTAAATAGAAAGTAATTTATTACAAATTTGTTAGACTTTTTGTAATCAATTTCTTATTAGCTAGAAGTGCTAATAACTCACTTATATTAGTCATAAGAGTTTAAATCTCAATAGCATTTCTACTGTATGCACTTGTTAATGTATGAAATACATTTCTTAATATATGAAATGTTGCCTATACCATTAAGCGATTGTCCGCCGTTCCATTAAGAGCAATTTCATTGCACTAAATAAAAACTTCTGCAGAAGAAAAACAATTTATTGTCGTAAAAAGTAATAGAATCAGAAACCTTTAGTTACTCCGGTTACTAAAGTAAAAGTCGTACACATAGTACGGCCAATGGTCTTAATACATTTCACTTCTCACCTCGGGCCAATCTTTGATATAATACATTTGAAATCAAACTAAAAAGTATTTTTTGCTGATATGCAAATCAAGCTAATTTAGATGTCAATGGCATCCTCCTGTCAGCACATTCTGCATTTCGATATATAGCACAACCAAGCTGCAGCTGGCTGGAAGCTCACCCTTCCAAAAGAGATTGGTTTTTATCTGATTGTGTTATCtacctgaataaataaaggttaaataaaattgGAGAAAAAAGGCGGAGCAATATCATTAAGAATGGGGAAGGTAAGGATCGCAAACTAAAAATATTTCCACCACAATCAACTTTTGTTTGCAGTGgtcatcttttttattttgatcTTTAGACATGCATAAAATTATGTCTTTGTGCTGCAGCTTAACAAAACTGTGCAACATACAACGGTCACTCACCAGCACGTTTCCTTTCCCTACAGATCATATTCTTTGAGGACAGGAACTTCCAGGGTCAGTGCTATGAGTGCAGCAGCGACTGCCCGGACCTGAGCTCCTTCTTCAGCCGCTGCGGCTCCATCAGGGTGGAGGGCGGCTGCTGGGTGCTGTACGAACGGCCCAACTACGTGGGCTACCAGTACATCCTGAGCCCAGGGGAGTACCCTGATCAGCAGCAGTGGATGAGCTTCAATGACAACATCAGGTCTTGTCGCTCCATCAAAAATGTAAGCTGAGCGAAACGGTATAGTCACTCTCCAGGGCACCACTGGGATTGTTTATATTTCGATTAGAGTGTTCCTGTACACATTTAACTGGAGTTTAATGTCTTATTAATAACTGGGTGCGATAGAGTACCCGAGCAAAATACCAGTGTGCACTGATCCGGCAGTAATTAGTGGAAGGCCAACAGACAAAAAGGAGAGATAAAGGGCTCATGTTTTGGCAGGGGTTTGCCCATGCCCGTTTATAGGTGGAGGAAACCAGGAAGACAGCCAATAAATCAATCAACAGCgatggacacacagagaggacagCATTAGTTAAACAATGAAGACAAATTATGATTGTAACATCTTACTCTCTTCTTCGCCTGTGTCCTTTTGAATTTTCCAGGTTTATGGAAAGTCCTGGAAGATCAAGTTCTACGATGAGCAGGACTTCGAAGGGCAAAGTGCAGAGTGGACCGAGGACTGCCCATCGGTCTCAGAGGCGTTCAAGTTCAGCGACTTCCACTCCTGCGTGGTGACGGACGGCGCCTGGGCCCTGTACGAGCAGCCAAACTTCAAGGGGCAACAGTACTTCCTGGATCGTGGCGAGTACCACAACTACACCGACTGGGGCGCGCCTTCCCCTGGGGTGGGCTCCTTCCGCAGGATCACAGAGTTCTAGAACCCACCATGGAGGAATTCCGTGATGGAACGAATGAAAACCATCTCTTGGTTTTGAGAGCCTTAGATCATCATCTCAAGTTTTaaaacctctctctccttccactcCTTTTCCATTCCAAACTTTCTTCCAGAGTCCACTCTTAAGTGTGTATGCACATTGACATTAAAAGCCTCCAATCTGCAAAGATATTGTTGTCGTGTTGTATTCAGTGAGGTTTAGGTCAAAAACATTTGACAAAACCAAGGGAGCCAGGACTGAGTTCTAACCGATACTGAATGCTGGTTTAATATTGTATCGGACTGCTTGTGAATCAAAATAATATCCATACATTTAGCGATGAAATTAATTCCATACACTTTTACCACATTACATTTATGCTCGCTTCCATTGAGGAGACCCGACCAGCTTTAATGTATTTGATTTATgactaaattattatttttttcccttgCCGTGCACCATTGTTTTGGTCTGTAATGATTTAAGTTGAATTTTGTGCTCCATGCCATGTGCTATGGCCGTGAgccgtaataaataaataaataaattagagctgtcagttaaacgcgttattaacggcgttaacgcaaaccaattttaacggcgtaaatttttttatcgcgcgattaacgcaaatcttttataaaagaaaaaaataataataataattttctttggctcaaaacaaagaagcagtagcctgactgctatgttcaaatgacatttgttcaaagcagtcttttaattgcactataggctctttttttgtatcgtcttgtatcgttttgatcagtatatgccaatgttgttatcaataaaaaatcatttgcacaaggcaagccgatgcacttcaccatgttgataagagaattaaaacgagaagaattaatgggacgaagaaatcaagggatatttagcatagaaaacgaatttgcgattaatcgtgagttaactatgacattaatgcgattaatcacgattaaatattttaatcgcttgacagctctaaaataaataaataaattatagcAGATTGCCACCTGAGGTTCTCCTTGCTGCTACTTAATCCAACTGATCCCTCGATGAATTCACAGACATAGTGTCCATGCTTCACTATGGTGTGAGAAGTGGGTCAAAGGTATTGTTTGATTAATGAAAATAAGTCAATTTATTTTGACTTTTGAAAATCTTCATTGTAAAATGAACAGACAGTGTGGAggtattgtgttgttgtttaaacAGTTTTTGGTTCAATCCCTACatacatcttaaaaaaatgtACATACTTATTGAAGTTGAATATTTGACTTGTCTTTCAGAACAAAAATGAACAGCAGTGACTAGAGTCACTGTTACAGCCATCAACCGGAAACCATGCTATAATCAATGTTTGGCCTATTGACTATGACAGAATACTTGTCTTATACATTCTGGAATACAGTCATGAACATAAAAATATAATTGACTGGCTATTCAAACGTCTTAGAGCTAAAATGACTTTTGAGTTATAGTGTCTCGTAAACCGCAGGAAAACGTCTTGTGGTATAGAGAAGGTGGATAAAGCCTTTGCAATATTTCTACAATTCATATTCCATTCTTTCTCATCAGTCCTTCTACAGCACCAGCTGATCCTGCAACTCCCTGAGATAGTGGGCTTCCCTCGCTAagatttggaaaaaataaataaaaaattggtGCATTGGCATTGGTGGCAACtgctgaaaaaagaaaaaaaaatcttaaaacaTGGACTGTGTGATCAAAGCCCATGCCGCCGTCGTATAATTGTACAATAGTTTGTCAACGTGGTATGAAGCATTGAAATGTTGCCACAAATTAAAATGCAAAACCAAAGGATTTGACACCAATAGGACATGACGTAATATTGACTGCCACAATTGAGTTTGCTATTGAAAAGTCGGTTGGTTATTATGATGACCTTTCTTTGAACTCTGAAAGTCGAATTTGACATCTACATAGTGTCATCGCAGATTGGAGCCAATACTTCCAGTGCAAGACATAAGTATATACCCTCACAGTCACAAAGTTTCTCTCTTAATCAAAGAGCCTGTCTATCAGCTGGTCACAATGAACCAAAATAAACCACtctgggtggtggtgatgtggtgggtctctggtaacaaataaactaAAATTTTAGTTTCATATCTAGTTTCTTTGTAATATGTGTTGGGATAATCTCTAGTCCCAGCCAAGGTCAAGTGATTGTTATGGCATCAGCCGTGGATACTGGCGGGAGCTACGATCactctgtgtgttttgtctgtcgATGTTTTATTGTTGTGGGCGGAGCTAGCGGATTCCAACCTCTCCAGACTCCTCCTTTCTCCTATTCAAACAGACACAGCTGTGGATCATCACAATCAACACTTCCTGCTTATTAACCATGGCTTCTGAACCCTTCCTCGCCAGATCGTCACAGTCTAGTTATATACTGGCACTACAGCGGTGTTGTCATTTCCCACTGCCTTAATTGTTCCTACACCAACCCGGTTGGCCTCCTGCATCAACCAGCCTCTGCTCCTTCCCAACAAATAACgattgaacatataacatacaaCCGCCCGAGTTGCTCGTGTGACTTAATTTCCTGGCTTGCAGCACTTATAGCATTCCCATTTGTCTTTGTGAGTAATTAGctagttattgttattgttagataCGTTAGCCTCTTTAGAAAACCAGCCGTGCAattgcataaattggtgacggGAATAAACTAGCAATGTAATCatgtgtgtaagagcatttaaaatctacattaaaatgaccaacgtggtacaaatacatagAAAATGAATATCTTTATGGGTGCAGCCAACTTTGCTTTCCGAGTCGTACGATCAACCTCACTGTACTCAGCTGATTCTATGAATCCCTTGTGGGACCAACCAAAAGGTGGCGTTCCTCCGTGAATAGCCGCAAGAAAGCTGTGAGATTTCCCACTTTGCAACTCGTGCGGGTGGTGTGAGGCATCTCAAACACGCCATTACAATCGTCGTCTGTTGTCATGCGTTTGGGCCCCCCCACCCTTGGGCCCAAACagtgggccaggggggggggactctccCAAATGTCAATATCCCCCTCTGCTGGAAGTCACGATAGTCCTGGAAATACACATACTTTGTAATATATAACTTTTAATATAATATTTCTATATACACTACATTCAAGtatcaatattatatatatattatatattagtatatagcTGTAATGGTTTACCATGTTGCATCAACTCGACTATGATACAATCCTGGGCTTATGCATTTCACAGTCTAAAGTCTGCAGCCCCACCACAGGCAGAAGGTGCACAATGTGTGTCAAACCCTGGTGGCAGACCCCGGCTTAACCTGGAGACAAAGGGGTGCAGGCATGCTGATGACTCTGGGTTTGGCCCGGAGCGTGTCAGCTGGCCGATAGTGCTGAAGCCAGCAGGGGCGAGGCTCACTGAAACAACAACGGGTCTTTGGCAACACAATGGCTGCCAATGCCAGCACCTTCACCTAGCCACACATAGCTGACCTCAATGCACCCCATCCCCTCCCACACAGGCTTgtttgtgtccccccccccccaaccccaaacCCCTCCATGCTCTAGCAGGGGGGATGAATGAGAGAATGACAAAGGGATTTGGGGTGGGATGAGAGAGTTGGATTACTATTGATTGGTGTTCGAGAACAAAGTCGGTACTAGGGACAAGTTGTGTTGAAGGGAGCCCCTGGTGGGTGTTGGCAGGTactgcacagtgtgtgtgtgtgtgtgtgtgtgtgtgtgtgtgtgtgtgtgtgtgtgtgtgtgtgtgtgtgtgtgtgtgtgtgtgtgtgtgtgtgtgtgtgtgtgtgtgtgtgtgtgtgtgtgtgcgcgtgtgtgtgcgcaccatGCTTTACATTGCGTTGTGGTTGTTTATACTGCTGACTTCAAGTAAATGTGTTAGTTGTTCAATTGTCACCATTTCTAAATGAGTTCTATTTATAGCTGCATGATGAGTGTTTGGTCTCCTTTCTCCTGCAGTAGAGAAAACTAAGCTGATACTCAGAGGCAATCAGTATAATAGCAGAAATATAATAGTAGCAGATATGTTTTGCTTTGTTAAAAACTTCACAGAATAATCAAAACTGGCGAAATatgttgtattttgtattttttacatttattaaatattaaataaataatataaataaataataaatacatataaagcttaagaaaaaaaaaagcattatcTTTAATATTACTCGAGAATAATAAGAAGCAGCAATTGATAAATATTAACACTATTGTATTGCGATAGAGTAATGCAATATTAATGCCTAAATGCTTGTCCATGATTAAAAAAGGGCGgatggagagagtgggagagtgaaTAAGAGAGGAGCAATAACCCTAATGCAGAACGCACATAACGTGTGTTTAGATGTGTATGCctgcgagcatgtgtgtgtgtgtgtgtgtgtgtgtgtgtgtgtgtgtgtgtgtgtgtgtgtgtgtgtgtgtgtgtgtgtgtgtgtgtgtgtgtgtgtgtgtgtgtgcgtgtgtctgtgtctgtgtgtgtgtatccttgcgtgcctgtctgcgtgtgtgtgtctgtgtgtgtgtgcgtgcgtgtgtgtgtatctacacTGCGTTGTGTGTTCAAAGTGATGTTAAGGTCATTATTGCTGAGGAGCTTGATGTTGTCGCGGTTGATTGTCACCCCGCAGTCCTCAGAGAGAACCACCGCGGTGAGGTCATGTCCCCGCGACCTGGGACCTCCTGCCAACCCCGTCGCCGGCTGGCCGGTGATCACACGTGTCCTTCACacatctcacacaaacacacacacacacacacacacacacacacacacacagagacacactgagagtcacacacacatacacacacacatacacacacacgctgaaagtcacacacaaagacacactcacgcaggcagacacaaatacatacacacacctcacacatacTGACCGTCACGAACGCAACTtctcacacatgcagacactcaGATTAATGCACAGTTCCATACCCACAAGTGTGGACACACCGATTGACAttcgcacccacacacacacacacacacgaacacacacacatcaacgcaGAGATGCCGTCAAACACAAGtggggacacacagacacaaacacacaggcacatacaaacaaacacacacacacacaggcacgcacacacaccaagacacgcacacaacgagacaagcacacacactaagacacacacacacacgcccatggGTACCTCTGTTCACACTCTCATACCCAGACACCTGGTCCATGTTGGGACACGCTGAGACCTTAATTTGGATCAAAGTTTGGGACACAAATAGCCATTCACAGTAAGCCCTATGCAGAACGCATTGTATACTCTAGTAAACAAAGTTCATCTTTATGTGGCCTGTCACTACATTCCTTTCCTTTCTTAACTCCTTTCTCACTTTAGTTCCCTCACACATATTACATCTCAGTCAGAGCATGCACACGGAACTCAATGAAATACAAAGAGAAATGGAGCTGCATGGATTTTCAAGGCCTGTATAGTAAATGTATTGAGCATACAATAGGTCATACAATATATTCCCTAAAGTCCATTTGAACAATTCCCTTTGATGCCACTAGAGGACAGCATTAGACTGGATTACATTAATAGTGGATGGGCAGACACATGGACAAATGAAAGCCATCTAAAATGTGGTGCATGTCCACTGCACATTTAGTGGACGTGCACCAGCCTCTCCCAACATCCCACTTTCTCAGCACGGTAGCAAACGACCACACAACACCTGTGTCCAGTCATTTAGCCAGGCCGGGTAACAAATACTTAGCATTCTTTGAAGTAGAACCGGTTCAGTCGCCATGTCTACAGCAGATGAAGTTCAAAGGGCTTGTGTAGGAGTCACAGGATACAGCAGTGGCATACTGCAGCTCTGACATCAGCATGGGAGATTTAAGAAttacaaaacagaaaaaaatatacCAATTTCGGATTATTTTATGTGAACCGCAGAGTCCTCCAGGGATGAATAGTACAAAAAGGGTCCACCATAAAATAATCATTATAACATTATTTCGTaaattttttaataatattacCTTATGATAAACACTTTTTCTATTTGCATTTgtgctcacacagacacacacacacaaagcgcaAGCGCACACAAGTGCACAATCATGCGCTAACACACCTCAGTGCAAAGGATTTACCACGGAGCCTGATATGACGTCAAACTGGAGAGAAAAAAGAACGAAAAAAAGCAATACAGTATTGCCATGGAAACTCATCTCCCTTCAGCTTCTCTATGATCCATCCCTCCAGATCGGTGGAATTGAATGCGATATGACCgcagaaacacagaaagaaatgcGCAGACACCCCATCTTGTTCCAACAGATCCCGATACTAGCAGCCTGTGTTTGTCTGGACCAGGAAAATACTCCCTTATTTGTATGTATGCTCCAGTGTCCCGTCACCATGGTTTGGTAGGAAAGGAGGCTGTGCatgccatgttttttttcttgtgatTTGAATGTGAGATTGTCCTGAGTGATTAAAGGCGAATTGGCTGATTTAAATGATGTGCTGCACGTGTAAGCCAGTGTATTGACTCCCTGCACAAAGCTCTCTGCCTCATGATGCATGGGAAGAATTTTAATCAGAGCCGTTGCATGTTCATAAGAGATTAGGGGCTTGCAGCTAGTGTAATCTTTTCTTTAAAAGACCACCTCATTTTAATTTACTGACTGCATTTTACGAGGTTGGCATCAGTAACTTGGTTGGTCCGAAATAGGCTACTGCTCT from the Gadus macrocephalus chromosome 20, ASM3116895v1 genome contains:
- the LOC132449141 gene encoding gamma-crystallin M3-like; its protein translation is MGKITFYEDRNFQGGSYECMSDCADMSSHMSRCHSCKVESGCFVIYDRTNYMGNQYFLKSGEYPDYMNMMGMCSGIRSCRMIPMHKGQYKMKIYERENFGGQSNEMMEDCDNIQDRYSMSDCQSCHVMDGHWLTYEQPQYRGRMMYMRPGEYRSFKDMGYDGVRFHSFRRIMDSC
- the LOC132449142 gene encoding gamma-crystallin M2-like, with the translated sequence MGKIIFFEDRNFQGQCYECSSDCPDLSSFFSRCGSIRVEGGCWVLYERPNYVGYQYILSPGEYPDQQQWMSFNDNIRSCRSIKNVYGKSWKIKFYDEQDFEGQSAEWTEDCPSVSEAFKFSDFHSCVVTDGAWALYEQPNFKGQQYFLDRGEYHNYTDWGAPSPGVGSFRRITEF